From the Chryseobacterium sp. G0201 genome, the window CAGGAAAATCAAAAACTGATAAATCTTTTTGCTGAGATTCTACTTTATTGATCAAAAGATCTTTGATTTTGGTTAAATCAGCTTCAGAAGCACCTTCAAATTCGATCAATTTTCCGCTTCTCACTTTAGACTTCTCATTTTCAGTCAATAAAGCGATACACTGTTGAGCAGAATCCGCACGCTGATCGTACTGTCCCGGCAAAAATTCCATCGCAAAATGGATTCCTTCTGCAGGATTTTCTTCATGCAAAATATCAGTAACAGGGTCTACGAAAGTGCTGTTGACAACCTTTTCGAATTCACCATCGTTTAAATTGAAAATATCGTACACATTGTACACTTTCACATTTTTGATCGACGGAACAACCGCTTTTACTTCATCAAAAATTTTTGGACTTTCTACATCGAAAATTCCTCTTTTTTCTACGAAAATTCTTTTGTTATTAGACATTAGATGTCAGATATTTAAATATTATTAGACTTATTTTTATTTTCAAATTTATTCCTTGCAATTTCTATCGAACGGTGGAATTTTTCAAGTAAAACTTTTTTTGAAGGTAATACAAGAAAATATTCTGCAACTTTTATGTTATCTGCTTCCAGATTCATTAGTTCGATATGTTCGGAATTTTTTCCAGAACAAAGAATTAAACCAATCGGCGGGTTTTCGCCTTCTACTTTTTCATATGTATTAAGATATGAAAGATAAAGCTCCATTTGACCTTTGTGTGCAGCTTCAAATTCTCCCAATTTCAACTCGATAACTACTAAAGATTTTAATTTTCTATGATAGAAAAGTAAATCTAAATAGTAATCTCTATTATCGATTGTAATCCTTTTTTGTCTCGAGAGAAATGCAAAATCACTTCCTAATTCCGAAATAAATTTTTGAAGCTCAACAATTATTGCTTCTTCCAAATCCTTTTCAGAAAACGTATCTTTCAATTCCAAAAAATCTAGAAAATAAGGATCTTTAAAAATCAGATCCGGATTCAAAATATTATTCTCAGACCAATTTTTTAGTTCCTTATTAATTACTTCTTGTGGTTTTTTGCTTATTACAGTTCGCTCAAAAAGTAAAGAGTTAATCTTTTCTCTCAAAGTTCTTACACTCCAATTTTCAATTTTACAAACTTCAATATAAAAATCTCTTTTAGTATCTTCAGAAATAGGAATGAGTAACAGAAAATGGGTCCATGATAATTGTCGCATCGCTGATGCGACAATTTCAAAATTTCCAAAAACAGAAGCAAACTGCATCATTTTCCGAATATTTTTTTCTGAAAAAGAACTTCCAAATTCAAAAGTAAGCTGCTGAGAAATTTGTGAAATTATCTCTTTTCCATACTCTGCTCTTTTATTTCCTAAGATATCCTCATTTATTCTTTGTCCAACTTTCCAATATAAAACCACCATTGCCGAATTTACCTGAACAGCTACCTGACTTCTCGTCTTGGTAACCAGTTCTTTTAAATCGGTCATTAATTGTTGATGATTTTGATTTTGTAACATTCTCTTTAAATAATCAATTTTAAAAATTAATAATTCTGAAATTTTCTTGTTATTGGACTTATTTACTTAATTTGTTCGGATTATCGGGATGTTCTTTTTGAAATTTTTCGGCTTCTTTCATTTCTTTTTTCAGCCATTTTTCAAAAGGACGTTTTTCAACATCATAATCCGAAGCGTAAAAATTTTTACCATCTTCTGAAACTATGAAATTAAAACGTGACGATCCTGAATTCATCTTTCCGTTATCATATGTATCAATCTGAAAATATGGAAAATTTTCTTTTGGTCTTTCAATAATCTCAAAAAATAATTTCTTCTCATTTTCGGATAACTTATTATAGTGGTTTACATAATAAATATCGGAAAGCTTTTTACTATATTTTTCGAAAAATTGAAGAATGTTCTTCTCTTTTTCATTGTATTTGAATGGATTCGGATAGTATTTTCCGTCAATTTCTACAGCATTTTCAGATTTTGAAATGGGTTGAATGATTTCACCTTTAAAATTCATCATTCCCCAATCTCCACCAACGATTGCTTTGTGCTCGTCTTCGGTTTTCTCCCAATCGCAGCCATCGCAAAAGGCGGCATATCCATAATTGAAAGGCGATACAAAATCATGTTTAGCTTCAATGACTGTGTTACCGTTTCTGTCTGCAAAACCTACTTTCCCATTTTTGACAAATCTTCTTATGCCTTCGGAGAAATAATCTGCTCCGTTGTCGTACAAGAAAGGTCTATACAGGAAATTTCCTTTTTTATCATAAACATATCCCCAAGCATTTTTCTCTTTTTGTTCATCTTTTTTAAAACCATCAAAATAGATCGTTTCTCCTTCAACCAATTCACCATTTTCAATGTTTGAGAAAATTTTGAACTGAGCAGGAACGATAATTTTACCATCTTGATTTTTTACTCCAACCAAAGAATCTTTCGATATAAAATACTTTAAAACATCCTTCTTCTGAGAAAAAGAAATCATTGGTATCAATGAAATGAATAAAAGTGCTTTTTTCATGCTCCGGTTAATATCAGCTTTTTAATTTACTTCTCTTTACTTAGATCTGCTTTTTTACGCGAATTTACAATAATATAATATTTTTTATTAACATTGTAATCTATCGAATTGTCCAGTTTCCACTTTTGATAACCTTTGTAATCAAACTGATGATCTTCAGGTGGAGTTAATAAATAGTAATACTGCTCCATTAAATATTCATCTGTGAAACCATCATTTCGAAGTTTCGTAAAGAAAGAAATCAATTTATCTACTGCAGGATTACCTTCTTTAATAGATCTGGGATTTTTTTCTGTTTTATAATCTATAAAACCATTAATCCCTGCAATCTGGAAATCCAGAAGAGTTCCGGGAATTCCCGACGCTCTTTCGTAGTTATTAATATTCTCATATATCCATTTCATTTTATTCGTAGCACTGCTCATTGTAATTCTCAATAGTACTGTATCACGAGCTGCAATGGGTGCATAGAGAATATTCGAATATCTTGTTAATGGATTTCTTTCTACAATCTTTGAGGGCATTAGTTTCTTCAAAAACTCATCTTGCTTTGCATCTAAAGCTAAAGTATCATTACCTTTTTGACTTATTTCCGAGATAAACATCCAAAACCCGGCATCATAAACTCTTACGTTAATCAGCCTATTAAGATGGCTAAAATAGGTACTGATGCCATGAAGTTTAAATTTTCCTTCTTGAAAAGCGACTGTCTTATTTACTTTTTCTCTTTCTTGAGGTGTATACTTTCTTTCGTTAAGCTCCTTATAATAATGACTCAAAAGTCTCTCTTCATCAAGAAAGGCAGGAATAATTTTAAATTTAAACAATGCATCATTGTCTTTATTTTCATATTCAGCAGCAAAAACACTGTCATTTTTGGAATTGGTAAACAAAGCTGTTCTTGAAAATTCGCCCGACTTCATTGGAGCTGTAATTCCTGAAACTATATGATTGAAATCTGTATCAGATTTGATTTTCTTATTCGGCTTTAAATCCTGAGAAAATACAATCACAGGAAATAGTATCAGAATAAAAAATGTACAAAACTTCATATCAATTCAAAAAAATATGCAGCCAAAAAGACTGCATATTGATTTATACTTTAAGGTCAGCCTCCAAACCTATCAGATCTTTGTTTGCATCTAGAATTGGTTGAACTTCATTGCTGATAAATTCTTCCGTCTGAATTGGAGCAAAACCGATAAAGTTTTTAGGATCTAAAACTTCTTTTAATTTTGATTTATCTAATTTTAAAGAATCGTCGTTTAAGATTCTTTCAATCAGATCATTTTCTTTACCTTCTTCTTTAACTTTTTTAGAAGCTTCCATTGAGTGAACTCTGATCACTTCGTGGATTTCCTGACGGTCACCACCAGCTTTTACTTCTTCCATGATGATGTATTCTGTCGCCATGAAAGGAAGTTCTTCTTCAATATGTTTGTTGATTCTGTTTGGATAAACAACGATTCCATTCATGATGTTGTTCCAGATTAATAGAATTGCATCAACAGCTAAAAATGCTTGTGGAATAGTTAATCTCTTGTTTGCAGAATCGTCCAAAGTTCTTTCAAACCATTGAGTTGAAGCTACCATTGCAGAACTTGTAGTCAAAGACATTACGTATTTTGCCAACGCTCCGATTCTTTCACTTCTCATTGGATTACGTTTGTAAGCCATTGCAGATGAACCGATTTGGTTTTTTTCGAATGGTTCTTCAACTTCTTTAAGATTTTGAAGAAGACGCAAATCGTTTGAGAATTTGTGCGCTGATTGAGCAATGTTTGACAATAAAGCCACCACTTTCGCATCAATTTTTCTGTCGTAAGTCTGTCCGGAAACTCCAAAAACTTTATCGAACCCGAATCTTTTTGAAAGTTCTTTATCTAAATGTTTAACCTTAGAATAATCACCGTTGAAAAGCTCTAGGAAACTTGCAGCGGTTCCTGTTGTTCCCTTTACTCCTCTGAAACGTAGCGTTTCTAGGAAGAAATCAAGTTCTTCGATGTCAAGAACCAAACTTTGTAACCAAAGTGTCGCTCTTTTTCCAACAGTCGTTAACTGAGCTGGCTGGAAGTGAGTGAATCCTAATGTTGGAAGGTCTTTATATTGAATAGAAAAATCCGCAAGATTTTTCATTACGTTTACTAATTTTTTCTTTAAAATTAATAGTCCGTCACGGATTTGAATTAAGTCTGTATTGTCTCCTACAAAAGCCGAAGTAGCTCCCAAATGTATAATTCCTTTTGCTGAAGGCGCCACATCACCATATGCGTGAACGTGAGCCATAACATCATGACGGAATTTTTTCTCATACTCTGCTGCTTTATCGTAATCGATGTTTTCAGCATTGGCTTTCAACTCAGCGATCTGCTCATCAGAAATTTCAAGACCCAGGTCTTTTTCGATCTCTGCAAGAGCGATCCAAAGCTGTCTCCAAGTACGGAATTTGTTGTTATGTGAGAAATTAAATAACATTTC encodes:
- a CDS encoding YhcG family protein — protein: MLQNQNHQQLMTDLKELVTKTRSQVAVQVNSAMVVLYWKVGQRINEDILGNKRAEYGKEIISQISQQLTFEFGSSFSEKNIRKMMQFASVFGNFEIVASAMRQLSWTHFLLLIPISEDTKRDFYIEVCKIENWSVRTLREKINSLLFERTVISKKPQEVINKELKNWSENNILNPDLIFKDPYFLDFLELKDTFSEKDLEEAIIVELQKFISELGSDFAFLSRQKRITIDNRDYYLDLLFYHRKLKSLVVIELKLGEFEAAHKGQMELYLSYLNTYEKVEGENPPIGLILCSGKNSEHIELMNLEADNIKVAEYFLVLPSKKVLLEKFHRSIEIARNKFENKNKSNNI
- a CDS encoding WG repeat-containing protein — encoded protein: MKKALLFISLIPMISFSQKKDVLKYFISKDSLVGVKNQDGKIIVPAQFKIFSNIENGELVEGETIYFDGFKKDEQKEKNAWGYVYDKKGNFLYRPFLYDNGADYFSEGIRRFVKNGKVGFADRNGNTVIEAKHDFVSPFNYGYAAFCDGCDWEKTEDEHKAIVGGDWGMMNFKGEIIQPISKSENAVEIDGKYYPNPFKYNEKEKNILQFFEKYSKKLSDIYYVNHYNKLSENEKKLFFEIIERPKENFPYFQIDTYDNGKMNSGSSRFNFIVSEDGKNFYASDYDVEKRPFEKWLKKEMKEAEKFQKEHPDNPNKLSK
- the purB gene encoding adenylosuccinate lyase; this encodes MNSYKNPLEERYSSEEMLFNFSHNNKFRTWRQLWIALAEIEKDLGLEISDEQIAELKANAENIDYDKAAEYEKKFRHDVMAHVHAYGDVAPSAKGIIHLGATSAFVGDNTDLIQIRDGLLILKKKLVNVMKNLADFSIQYKDLPTLGFTHFQPAQLTTVGKRATLWLQSLVLDIEELDFFLETLRFRGVKGTTGTAASFLELFNGDYSKVKHLDKELSKRFGFDKVFGVSGQTYDRKIDAKVVALLSNIAQSAHKFSNDLRLLQNLKEVEEPFEKNQIGSSAMAYKRNPMRSERIGALAKYVMSLTTSSAMVASTQWFERTLDDSANKRLTIPQAFLAVDAILLIWNNIMNGIVVYPNRINKHIEEELPFMATEYIIMEEVKAGGDRQEIHEVIRVHSMEASKKVKEEGKENDLIERILNDDSLKLDKSKLKEVLDPKNFIGFAPIQTEEFISNEVQPILDANKDLIGLEADLKV